The Caballeronia sp. NK8 genome includes a window with the following:
- a CDS encoding LysR family transcriptional regulator produces the protein MDIRQLETFLRIVDTGSFAAAAQTLNATQSTVSARIRELERSLGVDLFDRSQHRARLTAKGQDLVVSAREIVALASRVRHRIGDKDALTGTVRLGVVGLVAITWLPKLMGALRERYPNLAVVLDMGLTATLVDKLRNGDLDLALVTGPVVQSGLRAISLGYDEFVWMCSPALAVPARKLSPAELATWPVLGLSSQSHHYPVIERWFRDANADYRPVISCNNVRVLAELTVSCLGVSLLPRASYHAEIAAGKLRVIDTAPQIGPVQFVALHRHTTTDPIVAAVAQLALETSEFERPGNA, from the coding sequence ATGGACATTCGACAACTGGAGACCTTTTTGCGCATCGTGGATACGGGCAGCTTCGCCGCCGCCGCGCAAACGCTCAACGCGACGCAATCGACCGTTTCGGCGCGCATTCGCGAGCTGGAACGCTCGCTCGGCGTCGATCTGTTCGATCGCAGCCAGCATCGCGCGCGGCTCACGGCGAAGGGGCAAGACCTCGTTGTATCGGCGCGCGAGATCGTCGCGCTGGCATCGCGCGTGAGGCATCGTATCGGCGATAAAGACGCGCTCACGGGCACGGTGCGACTCGGCGTCGTGGGGCTCGTCGCGATTACGTGGCTGCCGAAGTTGATGGGCGCATTGCGCGAGCGCTATCCGAATCTCGCGGTCGTGCTCGATATGGGTCTGACGGCGACGCTCGTCGACAAGCTGCGCAACGGCGATCTCGATCTCGCGCTCGTGACGGGCCCGGTCGTGCAAAGCGGGCTTCGAGCCATTTCGCTCGGCTACGACGAATTCGTCTGGATGTGCTCGCCCGCGCTTGCCGTGCCCGCGCGCAAGCTATCGCCCGCCGAGCTAGCGACTTGGCCTGTGCTGGGCTTGTCGTCGCAATCGCATCACTATCCGGTCATCGAACGATGGTTCCGCGATGCGAACGCCGATTATCGTCCGGTCATCTCGTGCAATAACGTGCGCGTGCTCGCGGAGTTGACCGTATCTTGTCTGGGCGTGAGCCTCTTGCCGCGCGCGTCGTATCACGCAGAAATCGCGGCGGGCAAGCTGCGCGTCATCGATACCGCACCGCAGATCGGTCCGGTGCAGTTCGTCGCGCTACATCGGCATACGACGACAGATCCCATCGTCGCGGCCGTGGCCCAGCTCGCGCTGGAGACGAGCGAGTTCGAACGGCCGGGCAATGCGTGA
- a CDS encoding TauD/TfdA family dioxygenase encodes MTDQTMILEEDAAHDLSEPVRMTHFTGKIAWTRDSLSPEDGIVKINDACRCELDEVVATLRANPLPTPLLRPDDFSLESCRAMMRDAAQLLSDGPGFVIVDRLPMELWSKEEATAVYWLLAQMVSRPVAQSWDGKMIYDVRDLGKPPGNGVRPDITNAEQNFHTDNSYNVCPPDYVALLCLHPAKEGGVSSIVSFYTVYNQMIERYPHLLERLHRPYLFDRQREHAPGDSTIISHPLFCNEADGVVCRLSHRHVINGYRMAQREMDEETLEALETLEAVMREPQWAREFFFEPGQIQIVDNLRCGHRRTNFVDFDEEHRKRHLVRLWLRDARRRFYNG; translated from the coding sequence ATGACGGATCAAACGATGATACTGGAAGAAGACGCCGCGCACGATCTCAGCGAGCCGGTACGCATGACGCATTTCACCGGCAAGATTGCGTGGACGCGTGACAGCCTCTCGCCCGAAGACGGCATCGTGAAGATCAACGATGCGTGCCGCTGCGAACTCGATGAAGTCGTGGCGACGCTGCGTGCGAATCCGCTGCCCACGCCGCTTCTGCGTCCAGACGACTTTTCGCTCGAAAGCTGCCGCGCGATGATGCGCGATGCGGCGCAATTGCTGAGCGACGGGCCGGGCTTCGTGATCGTCGATCGCTTGCCGATGGAACTGTGGAGCAAGGAGGAAGCAACGGCGGTGTATTGGCTGCTCGCGCAGATGGTGTCGCGTCCCGTCGCGCAGAGCTGGGACGGCAAGATGATTTATGACGTGCGCGATCTCGGCAAGCCGCCCGGCAACGGCGTGCGTCCGGACATCACCAACGCGGAACAGAACTTTCATACCGACAATAGCTATAACGTCTGCCCGCCGGATTACGTCGCGCTGTTGTGCCTGCATCCCGCCAAGGAAGGCGGCGTGAGCAGTATCGTTAGTTTCTATACCGTCTACAACCAGATGATCGAGCGTTATCCGCATCTGCTTGAGCGCTTGCATCGGCCGTATCTGTTCGATCGGCAACGCGAGCACGCACCCGGCGATTCGACTATCATAAGTCATCCTCTATTTTGCAATGAAGCTGACGGTGTCGTGTGCAGGCTGTCGCATCGTCATGTGATCAACGGCTATCGGATGGCGCAGCGGGAGATGGACGAGGAAACCCTCGAAGCACTGGAAACGCTCGAAGCCGTCATGCGCGAACCGCAATGGGCGCGTGAGTTCTTTTTCGAGCCGGGCCAGATTCAAATCGTCGATAACTTGCGTTGCGGACATCGACGCACGAACTTCGTCGATTTCGATGAAGAGCATCGCAAGCGGCATCTCGTGCGTCTGTGGCTTCGCGATGCACGCCGGCGGTTCTATAACGGCTGA
- a CDS encoding class I adenylate-forming enzyme family protein, giving the protein MTTTTALNFDVRPTTLAQAFEQYWHVRNVQDLPAIGDGTRSLTYVELARETGSVAAHLSGRNARPGDVVAITMSRSLDAVVLLLAAIRAGLCPCVFEPKLAPDEVSARLVETGARFLVHDDDNTSLVSELVIPSHTTIIDFARLTEPAYWPPVDVAADCPALLLFTSGSTGRPKVVQLTQAALLNNALGVLEQGALASDDRLLHVMPIYHTNGVNNQLFAPLLAGASVVFCPRFRAEDMPDLMTRFKPTIITGVPTMYSLMLAQHFDADSLATLRMARCGSAPITEALHREVEAKLGCPLVISYGLSEATCTSTLNPPNARRVGSVGKVVPGQTIRLRAADDTMIDTPNLEGEICIAGPNLMTGYLGAADETSRTIVDGWLRTGDLGRFDDDGYLYVTGRIKDVIIRGGENISPLLIESVIVAEGNVAACCVVGRADRDLGEVPVAFVVPRDLTAIHAERVQDAVRKRLSRIYVPHDVVFVESLPETAVGKVDRKALAARLAKGFYDTQPL; this is encoded by the coding sequence GTGACGACGACCACCGCATTGAATTTCGATGTCAGACCGACGACTCTCGCGCAAGCCTTCGAACAATACTGGCATGTGCGCAATGTGCAGGACCTTCCCGCAATCGGCGATGGCACGCGTTCGCTGACGTATGTCGAACTCGCACGCGAGACCGGCAGCGTCGCGGCGCACTTGTCGGGCCGCAATGCGCGCCCCGGCGATGTCGTCGCGATCACGATGTCGCGCTCGCTCGATGCCGTCGTGTTGTTGCTCGCAGCGATTCGCGCGGGACTGTGTCCGTGCGTGTTCGAACCGAAGCTCGCACCGGACGAAGTGAGCGCGCGTCTTGTCGAAACAGGTGCACGCTTTCTCGTGCATGACGACGACAACACGTCGCTCGTGAGCGAACTTGTCATTCCCTCGCATACGACGATCATCGACTTCGCGCGTCTGACGGAGCCGGCGTACTGGCCGCCTGTCGATGTCGCCGCCGATTGCCCCGCCCTTCTGCTCTTCACTTCGGGCAGCACGGGACGTCCGAAAGTCGTGCAACTCACTCAGGCCGCGCTGCTCAACAATGCACTCGGCGTACTCGAACAAGGCGCCTTAGCGAGCGACGACAGGCTGCTTCATGTCATGCCGATCTATCACACGAATGGCGTGAACAATCAGTTGTTCGCGCCATTGCTCGCGGGCGCGAGCGTCGTGTTTTGCCCGCGTTTTCGTGCGGAAGACATGCCCGATTTGATGACGCGTTTCAAGCCGACCATCATCACCGGCGTGCCTACGATGTATTCGCTCATGCTGGCGCAGCACTTCGACGCCGACTCGCTCGCAACATTGCGCATGGCGCGCTGCGGTTCCGCGCCGATCACGGAAGCCCTGCATCGCGAAGTGGAAGCGAAGCTCGGTTGCCCGCTCGTGATTTCCTATGGTTTATCGGAAGCGACATGTACGAGCACGCTCAATCCGCCGAACGCGCGACGCGTGGGTTCGGTCGGCAAGGTCGTGCCAGGACAGACGATCAGGCTGCGCGCCGCCGACGACACGATGATCGATACACCGAATCTCGAAGGTGAAATTTGCATCGCGGGGCCGAATCTCATGACAGGCTATCTGGGCGCCGCCGATGAAACTTCGCGCACGATCGTCGATGGATGGCTGCGCACCGGCGATCTCGGCCGCTTCGACGACGATGGCTATCTCTACGTGACAGGCCGCATCAAGGACGTGATCATCCGCGGCGGCGAAAACATTTCGCCGCTGCTGATCGAAAGCGTGATCGTGGCGGAAGGAAATGTCGCTGCGTGCTGTGTCGTGGGCCGCGCGGATCGCGATCTCGGTGAAGTGCCGGTTGCGTTCGTCGTGCCGAGAGACCTTACCGCGATACATGCCGAACGCGTGCAGGACGCGGTACGCAAGCGCCTTTCACGCATCTACGTGCCGCACGACGTTGTGTTCGTCGAATCGTTGCCTGAGACGGCGGTCGGCAAGGTGGATCGCAAGGCGCTCGCGGCGCGCCTTGCCAAAGGCTTCTACGATACTCAGCCGTTATAG
- a CDS encoding CoA-transferase subunit beta produces MAEQWSGFSYIVTNLARFIRPNEITFSGVNSTPPMLACLLAKRAYDWDFVYINVAGGVDPSPSSIPISSSDPLLAEGSASIFANEDFYDLCTRGRMDLTFLGAAQLDGAGCANNSCIGEWAHPKVRLPGGGGGAVMLPTARRACTWRTEHSKRTLVAKLDFVTSWGGMHGVVTPIAVFVKRDGKLALQSWHPESSLDEVRERTGFTFDASDAEPTAPPTSREREALESLDPHGQFERDAAVRLR; encoded by the coding sequence ATGGCTGAACAATGGAGCGGCTTCTCCTACATCGTCACGAATCTCGCGCGCTTCATCCGGCCGAACGAGATCACGTTCAGCGGCGTGAACTCCACGCCGCCGATGCTCGCATGTCTGCTCGCAAAGCGCGCTTATGACTGGGACTTCGTGTATATCAACGTGGCCGGCGGCGTCGATCCGTCGCCCTCTTCCATTCCGATCTCGAGCTCCGACCCATTGCTTGCGGAAGGCTCGGCATCGATCTTCGCCAACGAGGATTTCTACGATCTTTGCACGCGCGGCCGCATGGATCTCACGTTCCTAGGCGCGGCGCAACTCGATGGCGCGGGCTGCGCGAACAACTCGTGCATCGGCGAATGGGCGCATCCGAAGGTGCGTCTGCCGGGCGGCGGCGGCGGCGCGGTCATGCTGCCGACGGCCAGACGCGCCTGCACGTGGCGCACCGAGCATTCGAAACGCACGCTTGTCGCGAAGCTCGATTTCGTGACATCGTGGGGCGGTATGCATGGCGTGGTCACGCCCATCGCCGTATTCGTCAAGCGCGACGGCAAGCTTGCATTGCAATCGTGGCATCCGGAATCGAGTCTCGATGAAGTCCGCGAACGCACAGGTTTCACGTTCGATGCAAGCGACGCCGAGCCCACCGCGCCGCCGACATCGCGCGAGCGAGAAGCGCTCGAATCACTCGACCCGCACGGGCAATTCGAGCGCGATGCAGCCGTTCGACTCAGGTAA
- a CDS encoding CoA transferase subunit A has translation MSSGFASKDKQVSLAELVALVPNGASLGLGGSFLHRGPFAFVRELIRQEKRDIEIIKQSPGYDIDILCRAGVASRARCGIVAMEGNFGLAPWYRRAVEKGHLKLEEHACASLTAGLRAAAFGVPFMPCGGLHGSDLVRINDWKCLDDPYGSGQKTYVIPAFSPDFAVIHASSVDRDGNVRVAGTYHWDRIMSRAAKSVLVVAEELSDMRFADQPELTIVPYFMVQNYAIVKNGAWPGSCWPSYAIDYPAVDAYLQEGPEALARHIDAAPEAEVPRHG, from the coding sequence ATGAGTTCGGGATTCGCAAGCAAGGACAAACAGGTCTCGCTCGCCGAACTGGTTGCGCTCGTACCCAATGGCGCGTCATTGGGCCTGGGCGGCAGCTTTCTGCATCGCGGGCCGTTCGCGTTCGTGCGCGAACTGATCCGGCAAGAGAAGCGCGACATCGAGATCATCAAGCAGTCGCCGGGTTACGACATCGACATACTGTGCCGCGCGGGCGTGGCCTCGCGCGCGCGTTGCGGCATCGTCGCGATGGAAGGCAATTTCGGGCTTGCGCCATGGTATCGGCGCGCGGTCGAGAAGGGTCATCTGAAGCTCGAAGAACACGCATGCGCGAGCCTCACCGCGGGACTGCGCGCGGCGGCATTCGGCGTGCCGTTCATGCCGTGCGGCGGCTTGCACGGCAGCGATCTCGTGCGGATCAACGACTGGAAATGTCTCGACGATCCCTATGGCAGCGGCCAGAAAACCTACGTGATTCCCGCATTTTCGCCGGACTTTGCCGTGATTCATGCATCGAGCGTGGATCGCGATGGCAACGTGCGCGTGGCCGGCACGTATCACTGGGACCGAATCATGAGCCGCGCCGCCAAAAGCGTGCTCGTCGTGGCCGAAGAACTCAGCGATATGCGCTTCGCCGATCAGCCCGAACTCACGATCGTCCCTTATTTCATGGTGCAAAACTACGCGATCGTGAAGAACGGAGCATGGCCGGGCTCGTGCTGGCCATCGTATGCGATCGACTATCCGGCGGTAGATGCATATCTTCAAGAAGGCCCCGAAGCGCTCGCACGCCATATCGATGCCGCGCCCGAAGCGGAGGTTCCTCGACATGGCTGA
- a CDS encoding enoyl-CoA hydratase/isomerase family protein: MSGIIVEKMPTHWSITLNRPDKLNALSASIVEELIQAFDAADAAKISLVTLQGEGRCFSAGFDMSDVHAQSEGDLVLRFIRIETLLNKIASASCFTVALAHGRNFGAGVDLIAACNLRVAAPGSTFRMPGLKFGLVLGSARFARIVGTREAQRILETAATFDVERACANGFIERVAGPEQYAEVVAEAVERAHALPAESRAMLRRALDTEEGDTDLAALVRSASPPGIHKRIEAYLLSSKKS; this comes from the coding sequence ATGAGCGGCATCATCGTCGAGAAAATGCCGACGCATTGGTCGATCACGCTCAATCGGCCGGACAAGCTGAATGCGTTATCCGCGAGTATCGTGGAAGAACTGATTCAGGCTTTCGACGCTGCCGATGCCGCAAAAATATCGCTCGTCACGCTGCAAGGCGAAGGCCGATGCTTCAGCGCGGGATTCGATATGAGCGACGTGCATGCGCAAAGCGAAGGCGATCTGGTGCTGCGTTTCATCCGCATCGAAACGTTGCTGAACAAGATTGCGAGCGCGTCGTGCTTCACCGTGGCGCTCGCGCATGGCAGAAATTTCGGCGCGGGTGTCGATCTGATTGCGGCGTGCAATCTGCGCGTGGCCGCGCCCGGTTCGACGTTTCGCATGCCGGGGCTGAAGTTCGGACTCGTGCTGGGTTCGGCGCGATTCGCGCGAATCGTCGGCACGCGTGAGGCGCAGCGCATTCTCGAAACAGCCGCCACGTTCGATGTCGAACGTGCCTGCGCGAACGGGTTTATCGAACGCGTGGCGGGTCCGGAGCAGTACGCGGAAGTCGTCGCCGAAGCGGTGGAACGCGCGCACGCGTTGCCCGCCGAGAGCCGCGCCATGTTGCGACGCGCGCTGGACACTGAAGAGGGCGATACCGACCTCGCCGCGCTCGTTCGATCGGCGTCCCCGCCGGGTATTCACAAGCGCATCGAAGCGTATCTGCTGTCGTCGAAGAAATCTTAG
- a CDS encoding CaiB/BaiF CoA-transferase family protein, protein MDQPLQGIRVIEFCNVAAGPYCGMLLADMGADVIKVEHPKGGDTLRAWPPISDGYSENFASLNRNKRSVTLDLKNPEDILQAKSLIQTADVVIENNRPGVMHRLGLGYEDIRAMKPSIVYCSISAYGQTGPRSQEGGFDLTVQAMSGIMSITGEPDGAPVKCGVPLADFSAGLYAAFSVTSALRGVAATGEGTHIDVPMLGATLAIAALQTSEYFGTGRDPQKLGSAHPRNAPYQAFKARDTYFGMAAGNNALWESVCKVVQRDDLKADSRYATTTLRAQHQVELRDTLEAIFAADDAEHWIERFRAAGVPCAPINTYSQVLKDTQVEHMEWVQPLELPNGVQTKTFASPVKFSGKTPDIRLRPPGLGEHNAELLKRSEVEA, encoded by the coding sequence ATGGATCAGCCACTTCAAGGAATCAGGGTCATCGAGTTCTGCAACGTCGCGGCGGGGCCGTATTGCGGAATGCTGCTCGCGGACATGGGCGCGGACGTCATCAAGGTCGAGCATCCGAAAGGCGGCGATACGTTGCGTGCGTGGCCGCCCATCTCCGATGGCTATAGCGAGAATTTCGCGTCGCTCAACCGCAACAAACGCTCGGTCACGCTCGATCTGAAAAACCCCGAGGACATCCTTCAGGCGAAGTCGTTGATTCAGACAGCCGATGTCGTCATCGAGAACAATCGTCCCGGCGTGATGCATCGCCTCGGGCTCGGTTACGAAGACATTCGCGCGATGAAACCATCCATCGTCTATTGCTCGATCTCCGCGTATGGTCAGACCGGGCCGCGTTCGCAGGAAGGCGGTTTCGATCTGACCGTGCAAGCGATGAGCGGCATCATGAGCATCACGGGCGAACCCGATGGTGCGCCGGTCAAGTGCGGCGTACCGCTCGCGGATTTCTCCGCTGGCCTGTATGCCGCGTTCTCGGTGACATCGGCGCTGCGCGGTGTTGCGGCAACGGGCGAAGGCACGCATATCGACGTGCCGATGCTCGGCGCGACCCTCGCCATCGCCGCATTGCAGACGTCCGAATACTTCGGCACGGGGCGAGATCCGCAGAAGCTCGGCTCGGCGCATCCGCGTAACGCGCCTTATCAGGCGTTCAAGGCGCGCGACACGTATTTCGGCATGGCTGCAGGCAATAACGCGCTGTGGGAGTCGGTGTGCAAGGTCGTGCAACGCGACGATCTCAAGGCGGACTCGCGTTATGCGACGACCACGCTGCGCGCGCAGCATCAGGTCGAATTGCGCGACACGCTGGAGGCGATCTTCGCCGCTGACGACGCCGAACACTGGATCGAGCGCTTTCGTGCGGCGGGCGTGCCGTGCGCGCCGATCAACACGTATTCGCAAGTGTTGAAGGACACGCAAGTCGAGCATATGGAATGGGTGCAGCCGCTCGAATTGCCCAACGGCGTGCAGACGAAGACGTTCGCATCGCCCGTCAAATTCTCCGGTAAAACGCCTGACATTCGCCTGCGTCCGCCGGGACTCGGTGAACACAACGCCGAGCTGCTGAAGCGCTCGGAGGTCGAGGCATGA
- a CDS encoding IclR family transcriptional regulator — MDKTLLKGLMLLEALADQNGKPVTIPVLAEQVGLTKSNTHRTLQTLAHAGYATRDETTGNYRSTFKLFELGAKQMAQIDVRQFAAVHMRALVDLTQETVHLSILDGASVVYVDKIESAQPVRAYSVLGGHAPAYCVATGKILLAHQTQEFLARHLVDLTAHTKATITDLQALKVELARAAANGYAINRGEWRDSVGGVAAPIFDAFGLPAAAIGISGPLERLSVKRMKEFAPAVQDAALNISRAMGYRK; from the coding sequence ATGGACAAGACGTTGCTGAAGGGCCTGATGCTGCTGGAAGCGCTCGCCGATCAGAATGGCAAGCCCGTCACGATCCCGGTGCTGGCCGAGCAGGTCGGGCTCACGAAGAGCAACACGCACCGCACGTTGCAAACGCTCGCGCACGCAGGCTATGCAACGCGCGATGAAACCACGGGCAACTATCGCAGCACATTCAAACTCTTCGAGCTGGGTGCGAAGCAGATGGCGCAGATCGACGTTCGGCAGTTCGCGGCCGTGCATATGCGTGCGCTGGTCGATCTCACGCAAGAGACGGTGCACCTGTCGATTCTGGATGGCGCCTCGGTCGTGTATGTCGACAAGATCGAGAGCGCGCAGCCCGTGCGCGCGTACTCCGTGCTCGGCGGCCATGCGCCTGCGTATTGCGTTGCGACGGGCAAGATTCTTCTCGCGCATCAGACGCAGGAATTCCTCGCGCGGCATCTGGTCGATCTCACCGCACACACGAAGGCCACCATCACGGATTTGCAGGCGCTCAAGGTCGAGCTCGCGCGCGCGGCGGCCAATGGCTATGCGATCAATCGCGGCGAATGGCGGGACAGCGTGGGCGGTGTCGCCGCGCCGATCTTCGATGCGTTCGGCCTTCCGGCTGCGGCCATCGGAATCTCGGGGCCGTTGGAGCGCCTGAGCGTCAAGCGCATGAAGGAATTCGCGCCGGCGGTTCAGGATGCGGCGCTGAACATCTCGCGGGCCATGGGATATCGCAAGTGA
- a CDS encoding IclR family transcriptional regulator produces the protein MDAVGETCNLTILDGNQLLYLDRVGTPMPLRLHLEPGTRVPLHCTASGKLFLMNMTQKQIEALIGKPPYKRFTSRTITEWEPLKEELARARETGVGLHDSELFDDSVAIAVPLSDTSGRVYAALALHGPTSRLDIAACLKLLPDLRRAASAIADAMAPLSKQASHVTQNDSAELL, from the coding sequence GTGGACGCAGTGGGCGAAACCTGCAACCTGACGATCCTCGACGGCAATCAGCTGCTCTATCTCGATCGCGTCGGAACGCCGATGCCCTTGCGTCTGCATCTGGAGCCGGGTACGCGCGTGCCGCTGCACTGCACGGCGAGCGGCAAGCTCTTTCTGATGAACATGACGCAGAAGCAAATCGAGGCACTGATCGGCAAGCCGCCGTACAAGCGCTTCACGTCGCGCACGATCACGGAGTGGGAGCCGTTGAAGGAAGAACTGGCGCGCGCACGCGAGACGGGCGTCGGCCTGCACGACAGCGAACTGTTCGATGACTCGGTGGCAATCGCCGTGCCGCTTTCCGATACCTCGGGGCGCGTGTACGCCGCGCTCGCATTACATGGACCGACCTCGCGGCTCGATATCGCGGCCTGCCTGAAGCTGTTGCCCGACTTGCGCAGAGCGGCCAGCGCCATCGCGGATGCAATGGCGCCGCTCAGCAAACAAGCCAGCCACGTGACGCAGAACGATTCAGCCGAGTTGTTGTAG
- a CDS encoding helix-turn-helix domain-containing protein codes for MLNVDPRKPESTALRAFAVLEYVAHANTPVSLDDVTHACKLSKPTVFRILSMLFEADLVYREPLGKRYTVGARPCSRSTC; via the coding sequence ATGCTGAACGTTGACCCACGGAAGCCGGAATCGACCGCGTTGAGGGCGTTTGCCGTACTCGAATACGTGGCGCATGCGAACACGCCCGTTTCCCTCGACGATGTGACCCACGCCTGCAAGCTGTCCAAGCCGACGGTGTTCCGCATCCTGTCAATGCTCTTCGAGGCCGATCTCGTCTATCGCGAACCGCTCGGCAAGCGGTACACGGTGGGCGCTCGCCCGTGCTCGCGCTCGACGTGCTAG
- a CDS encoding 3-keto-5-aminohexanoate cleavage protein — MKRDNPAVPVTPDQQIKSTHEAFEAGASLVYIHVRDADENPSSNPELFGRVQEGVRKHCPGMIVQFSTGGRGREQSARGAMLPLTPDMASLATGSVNFPKNIYENPPEFVEGLAKTMLEHGIKPEIEVFDLAMLYNAANLVKAGLLAPNAHVQFVLGVPNALPARRNVFDFLRAELREVLPQATWVAAGIGRHQWEVNQWCLEAGGHCRTGLEDNTRIDATRLASSNAELVGKIVDACQRFDRVPATPQQARAILKLPQAA, encoded by the coding sequence GTGAAACGCGACAATCCCGCCGTTCCCGTCACGCCGGATCAGCAGATCAAATCGACGCACGAGGCGTTCGAGGCAGGTGCATCGCTCGTTTATATTCATGTGCGCGACGCCGACGAAAACCCGAGTTCCAATCCCGAGCTTTTCGGCCGCGTGCAGGAAGGCGTGCGCAAGCATTGCCCCGGCATGATCGTGCAGTTCTCGACGGGCGGACGTGGCCGCGAGCAGTCGGCCCGCGGTGCGATGCTGCCGCTCACGCCGGACATGGCGTCGCTCGCCACCGGTTCGGTCAACTTTCCGAAGAACATTTATGAGAACCCGCCGGAGTTCGTGGAAGGACTCGCGAAAACGATGCTCGAACACGGCATCAAGCCTGAAATCGAGGTGTTCGATCTCGCGATGTTGTATAACGCCGCGAACCTGGTGAAGGCGGGCCTGCTCGCACCGAACGCGCACGTGCAGTTCGTGCTCGGCGTGCCGAATGCGCTGCCCGCGCGACGCAACGTGTTCGATTTTCTGCGTGCCGAGCTTCGCGAAGTGCTGCCCCAGGCGACGTGGGTCGCGGCCGGAATCGGGCGGCATCAATGGGAGGTCAACCAATGGTGTCTCGAGGCGGGCGGTCACTGCCGCACCGGCCTCGAGGACAACACGCGCATCGATGCGACCCGGCTCGCGTCGAGCAACGCGGAACTCGTCGGCAAGATCGTCGACGCTTGCCAGCGCTTCGATCGCGTACCCGCGACGCCCCAGCAAGCGCGCGCGATCCTGAAGCTGCCGCAGGCGGCGTGA
- the accB gene encoding acetyl-CoA carboxylase biotin carboxyl carrier protein, giving the protein MRRDEAVNRSAPAVPAGKSAASRTPAPAPASRPLEPAASSASASATEWPADSTVVKSPMVGTFYRSPEPGAKAFVEVADAVEAESTVCIIEVMKLMNSIAAGAGGVVTHVLVEDGDPVEYGQPLIVIAPKSAGASA; this is encoded by the coding sequence CTGCGGCGCGATGAGGCGGTCAATCGCAGTGCGCCTGCCGTTCCTGCGGGAAAAAGCGCTGCTTCGCGGACGCCTGCGCCTGCTCCCGCATCACGGCCGCTTGAGCCTGCGGCGTCATCCGCGTCTGCCTCCGCTACCGAATGGCCGGCCGATTCCACCGTCGTCAAATCGCCGATGGTCGGCACTTTCTATCGTTCGCCCGAGCCGGGCGCCAAAGCCTTCGTCGAAGTCGCCGATGCCGTCGAGGCGGAATCCACCGTCTGCATCATCGAAGTCATGAAGCTGATGAACTCCATCGCGGCGGGCGCGGGCGGCGTGGTCACGCATGTATTGGTCGAGGACGGCGATCCGGTGGAGTACGGCCAGCCGCTCATCGTGATCGCGCCGAAAAGCGCGGGGGCCAGCGCATGA